One window of the Colletotrichum destructivum chromosome 6, complete sequence genome contains the following:
- a CDS encoding Putative zn(2)Cys(6) fungal-type DNA-binding domain-containing protein, whose translation MTSKVSLAPLPKTTLPRKSRVCTREACEACRVKKAKCDGGKPCSRCRFRNEQCEYLARPHQTKRSLQAELERMKDAQHRRDTILGALTEPGQSQEVLRRLCGGETFETIYESLDNHDLASPTPTQTPDAQNQPRSVKAEEASWTPNQTPLCSPPILDYSYSHGSEASHVRSAISQHAVPAESMGDGGSDGGSSPHFNVFMPNNMVLPDHMNEYGAMDNNSSNTAMMPYGGFMDCSAWIFNPNTSYTDQPYTTTAADGNVMNLYPWQSGIPTPTLPTTDDGVPPVTDHGGWPFPPFVVPQIPSPGQASFLQPLTPSSPKNHSLLASPASSREQTHSSQGSSVASVGESRYPTPPPPPPPPKRRKYDTQANNKPASSAIPVTAAVASARTDCKTVESAPADEKKAQVQFPEGQTPPHDRERHRRASARNWQKQKQQSAELEAAMRVAEDRNRMLHREFAEIASQVMDAKNALIAHAQCNHPAINSWLRCHATDYVLNKGAAADRKRKE comes from the exons ATGACGAGCAAAGTGTCATTGGCACCGTTGCCAAAGACCACGCTTCCTCGAAAATCGAGGGTCTGCACGCGGGAGGCGTGCGAAGCGTGTCGAGTAAAAAAGGCAAAG TGTGATGGAGGAAAACCATGCTCACGATGCAGGTTCCGCAACGAGCAGTGCGAGTACCTCGCTCGACCGCACCAGACCAAACGTAGTCTGCAAGCCGAGCTTGAGAGGATGAAGGATGCCCAGCACCGACGGGATACCATACTCGGCGCGCTCACGGAACCAGGCCAGTCGCAGGAAGTCCTTCGTCGGTTGTGTGGTGGCGAGACGTTCGAGACGATATACGAGAGCCTCGACAATCACGACCTAGCATCCCCGACTCCCACTCAAACACCCGACGCCCAGAATCAACCTCGGTCCGTCAAGGCGGAGGAAGCATCTTGGACTCCGAATCAGACACCCCTCTGTTCCCCGCCAATCCTGGATTACTCCTACTCGCATGGGTCGGAAGCCAGTCACGTTCGAAGCGCCATCAGCCAACATGCCGTTCCGGCCGAGTCGATGGGCGATGGTGGTTCAGATGGGGGATCGTCGCCGCATTTCAACGTCTTCATGCCCAACAACATGGTCCTCCCGGACCACATGAATGAGTATGGTGCCATGGACAataacagcagcaacacaGCCATGATGCCGTACGGTGGATTCATGGACTGCAGCGCTTGGATATTCAACCCAAATACCAGTTACACCGATCAACCATACacgaccaccgccgccgacggcaacgtcaTGAATCTATACCCATGGCAATCAGGCATTCCCACCCCTACATTACCAACtaccgacgacggcgttcCTCCAGTCACAGACCATGGCGGCTGGCCATTTCCTCCCTTCGTGGTGCCTCAGATCCCGAGCCCGGGTCAAGCTAGCTTTTTGCAACCgttgacgccctcgtccccgaagaACCACTCGCTCTTGGCATCTCCTGCCTCTTCACGCGAGCAGACGCACAGCAGCCAGGGCTCAAGCGTCGCCAGCGTCGGTGAAAGCCGGtacccgacgccgccgccgccgccgccgcccccaaaGAGACGGAAATACGACACCCAGGCCAACAACAAacccgcctcctcggccatcccggtcaccgccgccgtcgccagcgcCAGAACCGACTGCAAGACTGTCGAAAGTGCCCCagccgacgagaagaaggcccagGTCCAGTTCCCGGAAGGGCAGACGCCGCCGCACGACCGCGAGCGCCACAGACGAGCCTCGGCGCGCAACtggcagaagcagaagcagcagagcgccgagctcgaggcggcgatgcgcgtcgccgaggaccgcAACCGCATGCTCCACCGGGAGTTCGCCGAGATCGCGAGCCAGGTCATGGACGCCAAGAACGCGCTCATAGCGCACGCCCAGTGCAACCACCCGGCCATCAACAGCTGGCTGCGCTGCCACGCGACCGACTACGTCCTCAACAAaggcgccgcggcggatAGAAAGCGAAAGGAGTAA